AAAAGATATTAGAAATACAAGAGCCAATAATTTGTTATAGTGGTGCTTTAATCTTAGATAAAGATAATAATGTTTTAGCAAATGAATTTATAGATGCAAGTAAGCTTGAGGAAGTATATAAATTAGTTGATGAATATAATATACATATGAGTGTGTACAAAGATGATGAGTGGTACATAAAAGAAATGGATTACTGGGCAAAACAAGAAACTGAAATAACTAACATCACCCCGAATATAGTAGATTTTGAAGACTTAATACAATTGTGGAAGGCAGATGGGACTGGTCCAAATAAGATTTTGTGTATGGCAAATCCTAATGAAATAAGTTTATTAAAAGAGAGTATTAATTCTGATGGCCTGAATATATATCCATCCAAACCAACATATTTAGAAATCATGCCAAATAGGACATCTAAAACTTCTGCAATTAATTGCTTACAAAAGAAATTAATTGTTCAGCAAGAAGAAATAATAGCTATTGGAGACAACTATAATGATATAGATATGCTAAAATACGCAGGACTTGGAATAGCCATGGGAAATGCACCAGATGAAGTAAAAAAGTGTGCAAACTGTGTTACCTTAACAAATGATGAAGATGGAGTTGCCGAAGCTTTAAAAAAAGTCTTTACACAAATTAATTTGGTATAATATTAGAACTTATAGGCCTCTTATTTTGTATAAAATAAGAGGCCTATAACTTTTTTAGTTACACAGCTAAGATGGAAGATACCCCATTAATTTGCTTATATTTCTTGAAACCGTCATAAACTCATCTTTATATTTAAGGAGGTCATCCATTGAATTAAATAAAGTGACTGATGAAAGGCTTGTTGCAGCTATGATTTTATTGGTTCTATCAAAAATTGGAACAGCTATACAA
The window above is part of the Clostridium saccharoperbutylacetonicum N1-4(HMT) genome. Proteins encoded here:
- a CDS encoding Cof-type HAD-IIB family hydrolase; protein product: MKNFKMVCLDIDGTLLNSQHEITDKVKNTIKVIANEKKIPVILVSARMPKGITFLQKILEIQEPIICYSGALILDKDNNVLANEFIDASKLEEVYKLVDEYNIHMSVYKDDEWYIKEMDYWAKQETEITNITPNIVDFEDLIQLWKADGTGPNKILCMANPNEISLLKESINSDGLNIYPSKPTYLEIMPNRTSKTSAINCLQKKLIVQQEEIIAIGDNYNDIDMLKYAGLGIAMGNAPDEVKKCANCVTLTNDEDGVAEALKKVFTQINLV